In the Pseudonocardia sediminis genome, ACCTCGCGATCGCCCGCCCGGAGCCGGTCGCCCGGCGCCTGGCGTTGTCCACCGGGATCTACCTCTCGGTCTTCGGCTGGCTGATCAGGATCTTCGACGCCGCATCGAACCTGCTGCTCAAGGCGCTGCGCATCGAGCCGGTGCACGACGTCGAGCACTCGGCGACGCCGCGCGACCTGGAGGCGATCATCGACGACTCCCGGGACTCCGGTGACCTGCGCCCCGAGCTGTCGACGCTGCTCGACCGGGTGCTGGACTTCACCGACCGCACGGCGCGCGCGGCGATGATCCCACGGCCGCGGGTGTCCTGGGTGCGTGCCGACGACACCGTCGACACCCTGGTCACGAAGATGGCCTCGCAGCACTCCCGCTACCCGGTGCTCGGCCCGGCGCCCGACTCGGACGAGGACGGCGACTCGGGCTACGACCTGGTCGGCGTCGTCTGCCTGCGCGACGTGCTCGCGCTGGAGGACCGCGACCTCGGTGGTCGTGCCCCGGGCTCGCTGCTGGTCTCGGAGCTGATGCGCGAGGCCGTGCTGGTGCCGTCGTCGCTGCCGCTGCCCGCGGTGCTCGACCGGCTCACCGAGGCCGGCGAGGAGCTGGCCTGCGTGCTCGACGAGTACGGCGGCCTGGCCGGCGTGATCACCGTCGAGGACGTGGCCGAGGAGCTGGTCGGCGAGATCACCGACGAGCACGACGCCGAGGGCTCGGACCAGGCCCGGCAGTCCGACGGCGGCTGGGTCGTCCCCGGCGACCGGCACGTCGACGAGGTCGGCCGCCTGATCGGTGCCGAGCTGCCCGAGGGCGAGTACCAGACCGTCGGCGGCCTGGTGATCGCGCAGCTGCAGAAGATGGCCGAGGTCGGCGACACCGTCGAGGTGACCGTCCCGGCCGACGCGGGCGAGGAGGACGAGCCGGACCGCACGCTGCGGATCACGGTGCAGGAGATCGACCGGCGGGTTCCGGGGACGGTGCGGCTCGACTGGGCCGAACCCGTCTCGACCACCGGCGGCAGCGACGAGAAGGAGGCCCGGGCATGAGTACCGTCGAGATCGTCGTGTCCATCGGCCTGGTCGCGCTGAGCGCGTTCTTCGTGGCCGTGGAGTTCGCCCTCGTCGCCGCGCGGAAGTACCGGCTCGAGGAGGCCGCGCCGAACAGCGCGTCCGCCCGTGCCGCGCTGCGCAGCGCGAAGGACCTCTCGCTCCTGCTCGCCGGATCGCAGCTGGGCATCACGCTGTGCACGCTCGGCCTCGGTGCCGTCGCCAAGCCCGCCGTCGACGCCGCGCTGTCGCCGGTGTTCGAGGGCTGGGGCATGGGATCGACGGTCGCCGGGGTGCTCTCGTTCGTGCTCTCGCTGATCGTCGTGACGTTCGTGCACCTGGTCGTCGGCGAGATGGCCCCGAAGTCCTGGGCCATCTCGCACCCGGAGAAGTCGGCCACGCTGCTGGCGCTGCCGATGCGCGGGTTCATGGTCCTGACGCGGCCGATCCTGGTCTCGCTGAACGGGATCGCGAACCGCTGCCTGCGCGCCGTCGGCGTCGAGCCGGTGGACGAGATGGCGTCCGGGCGCACCCCGGACGATCTGCGCCAGCTCGTCGACCACTCGGCGCGCACCGGTGACCTCGACCCGGAGCGGCGCGACCAGCTCGTCACCGCCCTGGAGCTCGAGCGCACGCCACTGCGCGAGCTCATGCACGAGCCCAGTGGGGTGGCCGCCGACGACGTCGTGGAGCGCATCCGCGGGGTCGCCCGGGAGACCGGTCACCTGCGCCTGATCGTGCGCGACGGCGGCAAGCCGGTCGGGTTCGTGCACGTCCGCGACACCCTGACCCGCCCGCCGGAGACGACCGCGCGCGACCTCATGCGCCCGGTCCTGACCCTGCCCGCGGACACCCCGGCCTACGCCGCGGTGACCGCGATGCGCGAACGGCGCAGCCACATCGCGCTGGTCGAGTCCGACGGGCAGCAGCTCGGCCTGGTCACGCTCGCCGACCTGGTCGACCGCCTGCTCCCGGCGGGGGTCTGACCGGACCGTTCGTCCAGGATCGTCCCGGGGCCCGGCCGCACAGGCCGGGCCCCGGTGCGTCCGGCACCCCGTCGCGCCGACGCCGTGCCGACGCCGCGCGGGAGCCGCCCGGAGCGCTCGGGTCGCGTCGACCGCCGGTCGAGGCCGCGGGGCCGGTCGGCGACGAGGCCCGCCCGATCGGGGGTCGGGACGGAGCTCCGACGCGCCGTGACCTGCCGATCGGTTCTACTCTGGCTCGCCTCACGCCAGTACCCACGGAGGTCACCATGAGCGCCCCGTCCCTGCGTCCGGCCGAGCTGGACGAGTCGGCCCTGTCCCGCATCCGCGACCTGGAGGCACGTCTCGGCGGCCCGCTGGTCGCCTACGAGCCCGAGTCGCCCTACGCCACGCTCACGCCCGAGCAGCTCGAGGACGTGCGCGCCACCGAGCGCGAGCTGGGTGTGCGGCTGCTGGCCTACGGGTCCTGACGCCGCCCTCCGAGGTGGCGCTCGGAGAAGTCGCTCGCCGACTCCGAGAGTTGGCGAGCGGTTCCCCGGAGCGACCCTGCCGAACCCCGCGCCGCGCGGCGCAGCGGTCGGCTCCCCCGCAGCCCGGCCGGTCGACGCTCCGCCCGGGCCGTCCGCTCAGGAGCCGATCAGGCGTGCCGCGAGGTAACTCTCGACCTGGTCCAGGGCGACGCGCTCCTGCGCCATGCTGTCGCGCTCGCGGACCGTCACGGCCTGGTCGGTGAGCGTGTCGAAGTCGACGGTCAGGCAGAACGGCGTGCCGATCTCGTCCTGACGACGGTAGCGGCGCCCGATCGCGCCGGCGTCGTCGAAGTCGATGTTCCAGTGCTTGCGCAGCGTCGCGGCCAGGTCGCGGGCCTTCGGCGACAGGTCGGAGTTGCGGCTCAGCGGCAGCACCGCGGCCTTGACCGGGGCGAGGCGCCGGTCGAGCTTGAGCACGACGCGCTTGTCCACGCCGCCCTTCGCGTTCGGCGCCTCGTCCTCGGTGTAGGCCTCGATCAGGAACGCCATCATCGACCGGCCGACACCGGCCGCCGGCTCGATCACGTACGGCTTGTAGCGCGTGTCGTTGGCCTGGTCGTAGAACGCCAGGTCGACGCCCGAGTGGTTCGAGTGCGTCGTCAGGTCGAAGTCGGTGCGGTTGGCGATGCCCTCGAGCTCGCCCCACTCCTGGCCGGTGAAGCCGAACCGGTACTCGATGTCGACGGTGCGCTTCGAGTAGTGGGAGAGCTTCTCCTTCGGGTGCTCGTACTGGCGCAGGTTCTCCGGGTCGATGCCCAGGTCGGTGTACCAGCGCGTGCGCTCGTCGATCCAGTACTGGTGCAGCTCCTCGTCGCTGCCCGGCTCGACGAAGTACTCCATCTCCATCTGCTCGAACTCGCGCGTGCGGAAGATGAAGTTGCCGGGCGTGATCTCGTTGCGGAAGCTCTTGCCGATCTGGCCGATGCCGAACGGCGGCTTCTTGCGCGAGGTCGTCTGCACGTTGAGGAAGTTGACGAAGATGCCCTGCGCGGTCTCCGGACGCAGGTAGGCCATGCCCTCCTCGGACTCCACCGGGCCGAGGTAGGTCTTCATCAGGCCGGAGAACGCGCGCGGCTCGGTGTACTGGCCGCGGGTGCCGCAGTTCGGGCAGGGCACCTCGCCGAGCTGCGACGGGTCCGCGGCCTCGGGGTCGCGGCCCTTGCGCTCGGCGAACTCCTCGGCCAGCTGATCGGCCCGGAAGCGCTTGTGGCACGACGTGCACTCGACCAGCGGGTCGGTGAACACGTCGACGTGACCCGACGCCGTCCAGACCTGCCGCGGCAGGATCACCGACGAGTCCAGGCCCACGACGTCCTCGCGGCCGGTGACCATCGTGCGCCACCACTGACGCTTGATGTTGTCCTTGAGCTCGACGCCCAGGGGACCGTAGTCCCAGGCGGAGCGGGTACCGCCGTAGATCTCCCCCGAGGCGAAGACGAACCCCCGGCGCTTGGTGAGCGCGACGATGGTCTCGATCGTGGAGGAAGTCGGCTTGCTGGCCACGGAGGTACTCCTGAAGCGGTGCGGATCGGCCCCACCCGCGGTGACCGGATGGGCACTCCAGACTATCCGCCACCCGCATGCGACTTTCCGCCCGCCCGCCCGCGCCCCCATCCGCGCGCCCCCGTCCCCGCGCCCCGGCTCCGCCCGACGTCGAGACGCACTGAGCACGTCGACGCGCATCGAGCCTGCGGATGCGCGCCTCACGGAGTGCGCGGACACGGGTTCGGTGCGCGGACACAGGTCTGGTGCGCGGGAGTGCGGGTCGGCCGGGGTGTCGGGCCGGCTCGGCGTGGCGTCGTCCGTCCGTCATGGCGTCAGAAGGGCGGCGAGGCGGGTGACGACGTCGGCGAAGTCGTCGAGGTCGCGCCAGTCCCAGCGGATCACCGGTGAGCCCGTGGCACGGACCGCGTCCTCACGTCGTTTCTCCCGGTAGACGACCTCGGAGGCGTTCTGGCCCGGTTTGAGCAGGCGTTCGTACTTGACCTTCCCGTCGAACTCGCCGACCACGGCTCGTCCCGGCCACCAGAAGTCCACCTGAGCGATGAACCGGCCCGCTGCGTCGAGTACGACGTGCTGTAGCTCGGGGCGGGGCAGTCCGGCCCGGGCGAAGCGGACCCGGCTGATCGACTCGCCGGGCCCGTCGGCGGCACCGTCGGCGAACGCGACCACCCGTCGGGCAGCAGGAAGGCCCCGGGCTCCGCCGGCTCGGGCCACGGCGCGCTCGAGCTCACCGGTGGTCACGATCTTCTGGTGCAGTGCCGCGTCCGCGATCGCGACCGCCTGCTCGAACGGAAGGGTGCGGGCCAGGTCGACGACGGTGCGGGCCGGGGAGGTCACCCGGACGCCGTCGACGAGCACGATCTCGTCCGCATCCAGCTCGGCCCGATGCAGATGCAGGTAGGTCGTGCGGCGGCCGCCCGAGTCACCGGGCCGAGTCAGGTGGCTACGCACCAGCGGCACGCGCCACAACGGCAGCCCGTGCAGGGCCGCGGCGGAGGTGTGGCTGGCTGCCCCGTCGACCGCCCCGTGCTGGCGCACCGCAGCTCGGGCCGCGAGGGCGTGGCGGGCTTCGGGATCGGCGAGCCGCTCGTCGTCCGATCGCAGATAGGCGCCCGGTCGCACGCTGGTGAGCCGGCCGGCGTGCCGCGCACGGTCGATCTCGTCGCCGGTGACACCCTGGGCACGCAGGTCGGCGCGCAACATCGGCCGTGCCGGGATGATGTCCATGCCACGAGGCTCGGCGTCACACTCGTCGTCGACAACACCCTGCTCCGAGCGGCTGTGGACAACCCTCCACCCACAGCCGCCCCACCCCCACCACGTGGACAACCCACCCTCTCGAGCACCGCGCCCACGCGTATTCCGCCCGCCGCCGCGCACTCGACCGGCGGCCGCGCACCACACGGACCGCGCGTCGACGGCCGCAGTGCGCGGCAACGGGCCGGGTGCGCGAGTGGCGCGGGGCCCGGGCGGGCGGGTGAGCGGGGCCGCGGGTGGCGCGGGCCGGCGGGGTCAGTCGGCCAGGAGGGATTCGTGACGGGTGGTGGAGCCGTTCTCCGTGGAGAGGAGGGTCTCGTAGGTGCTGGGGGCGTCCGTGTCGGCCTCGGAGAGGAGGGGGATCACGTGCTCGCGGACCTCGAACGGGGAGAGCGCGCGGCGGTAGGCGTCGATCGAGGCGAAGCGGACGGTGAGGATCCAGCTCTCCGGCTCGTCCACCGAACGGCCGACCCGGCCGTCGAGGAAGCCCGTCGCGGAGCCCAGGAGGTCGAGTGCGCGGTGCGCCCGGGAGGTGAAACGGGACGCCTCGCCGGCCGCGACGGAGAACCGGCAGACCAGCAGCACGGACGCGACGATAGCCGCCCGCCTACGATGGAGGCGCGGCCGGCTCGGCGAGACAACCGCCGGGGGCGTGGCCGCCGCTCCCGGAGACTGGAACGACGATGTCGATCGCACCGGACACCAGGCGCGACTCGGAGGGTGAGCACCCCGAGGAACGCCCCATCGCCGCGCCCGGGCCGGTGCGCACCCCGCGCACCCTGGCCGCCGCGGGTGACCTGCTGCGGGCGCTCGCCGCGCCGGTGCGGATCGCCATCGTGCTGCAGCTGCTCGAGCACGCGCGTTGCGTGCACGACCTGGTCGACGCCCTCGGGGTGACCCAGCCGCTGATCAGCCAGCACCTGCGGGTGCTCAAGGCGGCGGGCGTCGTCGAGGGCGAGCGGCGCGGCCGGGAGGTGCTCTACACCCTGGTCGACGACCACCTCGCGCACATCGTCGTCGACGCCGTCGCCCACGTCGAGGAGGACGCGTGACCGAACCGGCGAGCACCGTGGAGAAGAGCACGGCGGGCCCTCGCGGGTTGCGGGCGACCCGGCAGCGCGCCGCGGTGTCGGCGCTGCTGGACCGGCTCGACGACTTCCGGTCCGCGCAGGAGATCCACGAGGAGCTGCGGCGGGTCGGCGAGGGCATCGGCCTGACGACGGTCTACCGCACCCTGCAGACCCTGGCCGACGGCGGCGAGGTCGACATGCTGCGTACCGGCAGCGGTGAGGCCGTCTACCGGCGCTGCGACACCGCGCACCACCACCATCACCTGGTGTGCCGTCGCTGCGGAGCCGCCGAGGAGATCGAGGGCCAGGCCGTCGAGGCCTGGGCGCAGAAGGTCGCCGACGAGCACGGTTTCGTCGAGCTCAGCCACACGATCGAGATCTTCGGGCTGTGCCGTCGCTGTGCCGCCGAGCGCGACGTCTCATAACGAGATCGGGATCACAGCGCAGCGGCGCTAACCTCCGGGCCGGCATACGCAAGGAGGCGGGCTTTCACGTGACCGACAGCGGAGGAACCCCGACCGAGGAGGCCCCGGTCCCGGCGCCGTCCTCGGTCCGCAGTATCGATGTACCCGAGTCCGGTGAGCTGGCCCAGCTGGCATCGGTGTTCGAGGACCTGCAGTACGTCCTGCGGTGCTGCGAGCACCTGGTCACCGCACTCGGGACGCCGGACTCCGGTCCGGTGCGGGTGGACGCGGACCCGGCGCTGGTCGAGGCACTGTGGACGGGCGCACTGATCGGCTACGTGCGCTGCTTCAGCGGGCGCACGAAGACGCTGACCACCGACGACCTGGCCACGCTCGAGCTCGAGGGTGACGTCAGCGGCTTCCACGACATGGTCACGAAGCTGCGTGACCACTACGCCTCGCGGCACCTCAACCCGCGCGAGTCGTACTCGATCGGCGTGGCGCAGGCCAACGACGGCGCGCCGCAGGGTGTGGCGATCGTGTCCACCCCGCGCCCGATCGTCGACGAGACGACGGTGCGGCTGCTCGGCCGGGTCGCCTACGGCCTGTCCGCTCTGGTGGACGCGAAGATGGCGAAGGCGCAGAACGACGTGCTGGGCGTGGCCCAGGGCATGTCGGCGACGGAGCTCGCGAAGCTGCCGCTGGTGCACCTGAGCGAGGAGGGCAGCCCGACCGAGCCCCCCTCCCTGGGCTGAGGCCTCACGCCGGATGTCCTGGTCGCAGCAGCACCGCGGCCAGGGCTCCGGCGACCCCGGTGGCCAGGATCGTCACGGCCATCGACAGCGCGGTCACCCCGCCGATCGACACCAGCGGCGGGATGATCGCGCCGAACGAGAACTGGGCCAGCCCCAGCAGCCCGGACGCGGACCCGGCGACCGCGCCCTGGGAGTCCAGGGCCAGCGCGGTGCCGTTGGGCAGCAGCAGCCCCACCGCGGACACGACGAAGAACAGCGGCCCCAGCGCGGCCCACACCGAGTCGCCGAGCAGCACCCCGGCGACGAGTGCGACCCCGCCGGCGAGCGCCACCACGACCCCGGCGCGCAGCAGCCGCAACGCACCGAACCGCGGCACCAGCACCGAGTTGACCCGTCCGGCCGCGACGATCCCGAGCGCGTTGACGGCGAAGACGATCCCGTAGGCCTGCGCGCCCAGCCCGTAGCCTCCCTGCAGCACGTAGCTGCCCATCGCGATGTAGACGAACATGCCGGTCGTCGTCAGCGACAGCACGAGCACCGGGCCGAGGAACGAGCGGTCGGCCAGCACCCCGCCCAGCGCCCGGCGGGTGGCCGCGAGCCCGCCGCCGCGCCGGGCATCCGGGGCCAGGGTCTCCGGCTGGGTCAGCGCCGCACCGAACAGTACGAGCCCGATCGCGGCCAGCGCGACGAACAGACCCCGCCAGTCGGTGACCCGCATCAGCTGGCTGCCCAGTACCGGCGCGATCACCGGCGCCGCACCGCTGACGAGCATGAGCAACGAGAACACCCGGGCCGCCTCGGCACCGGAGTAGAGGTCGCGGACGATCGCCCGCGCCGTCACGATGCCGACGGCGCCGGCCAGCCCGCCGAGCAGCCGTAGCACCAGCAGGACCTCGATCGACGGCGCGAGGGCGCACAGCCCGGCCGTCACCGCGTACACGCCGACCCCGACCAGCAGCGGCACCCGGCGTCCCAGCCGGTCGGTCAGCGGGCCGAACAACAGCTGCCCGACCGCGAGCCCGATCATGCAGACCGACATCGACGCCTGGCCCAGCGACTCCGTCGTGTCCAGCGCGCCGGTCAGCTGCGGCAGCGCCGGCAGGTACAGGTCCAGCGACAGCGGGCCGAACGCCGTCAGGCCGCCGAGGGTGAGGATCCGGCGGACGGGAACGCGAGCGGGCCCCTCCGGCGGCGGGCTCACGCCGGGTGGGCCTCGACCAGCTCCGCCCGCATGCTCGATGCGCTGGCCACGACCAGCATCAGCAGCGTGCCCATCGGGTGCTCGTCCAGCCCGACGGCGGGGAACGCGTAGCGCAGGGTGACGTCCCAGCCGTGCTCGCCGCGGATCACCCGCGGGGTGCCGAACAGCCCCTCCCCCACA is a window encoding:
- a CDS encoding hemolysin family protein — encoded protein: MITTVLGILLGIVVVVAITALTGYFVAQEFGYMAVDRARLKSRAAEGDAGAERALGITHRTSFMLSGAQLGITVTGLLVGYVAEPLIGDGIGTLLGGVGVPTAVGIAVGTVLALLLSTVVQMVFGELFPKNLAIARPEPVARRLALSTGIYLSVFGWLIRIFDAASNLLLKALRIEPVHDVEHSATPRDLEAIIDDSRDSGDLRPELSTLLDRVLDFTDRTARAAMIPRPRVSWVRADDTVDTLVTKMASQHSRYPVLGPAPDSDEDGDSGYDLVGVVCLRDVLALEDRDLGGRAPGSLLVSELMREAVLVPSSLPLPAVLDRLTEAGEELACVLDEYGGLAGVITVEDVAEELVGEITDEHDAEGSDQARQSDGGWVVPGDRHVDEVGRLIGAELPEGEYQTVGGLVIAQLQKMAEVGDTVEVTVPADAGEEDEPDRTLRITVQEIDRRVPGTVRLDWAEPVSTTGGSDEKEARA
- a CDS encoding hemolysin family protein; this encodes MSTVEIVVSIGLVALSAFFVAVEFALVAARKYRLEEAAPNSASARAALRSAKDLSLLLAGSQLGITLCTLGLGAVAKPAVDAALSPVFEGWGMGSTVAGVLSFVLSLIVVTFVHLVVGEMAPKSWAISHPEKSATLLALPMRGFMVLTRPILVSLNGIANRCLRAVGVEPVDEMASGRTPDDLRQLVDHSARTGDLDPERRDQLVTALELERTPLRELMHEPSGVAADDVVERIRGVARETGHLRLIVRDGGKPVGFVHVRDTLTRPPETTARDLMRPVLTLPADTPAYAAVTAMRERRSHIALVESDGQQLGLVTLADLVDRLLPAGV
- a CDS encoding glycine--tRNA ligase, yielding MASKPTSSTIETIVALTKRRGFVFASGEIYGGTRSAWDYGPLGVELKDNIKRQWWRTMVTGREDVVGLDSSVILPRQVWTASGHVDVFTDPLVECTSCHKRFRADQLAEEFAERKGRDPEAADPSQLGEVPCPNCGTRGQYTEPRAFSGLMKTYLGPVESEEGMAYLRPETAQGIFVNFLNVQTTSRKKPPFGIGQIGKSFRNEITPGNFIFRTREFEQMEMEYFVEPGSDEELHQYWIDERTRWYTDLGIDPENLRQYEHPKEKLSHYSKRTVDIEYRFGFTGQEWGELEGIANRTDFDLTTHSNHSGVDLAFYDQANDTRYKPYVIEPAAGVGRSMMAFLIEAYTEDEAPNAKGGVDKRVVLKLDRRLAPVKAAVLPLSRNSDLSPKARDLAATLRKHWNIDFDDAGAIGRRYRRQDEIGTPFCLTVDFDTLTDQAVTVRERDSMAQERVALDQVESYLAARLIGS
- a CDS encoding antibiotic biosynthesis monooxygenase family protein translates to MLLVCRFSVAAGEASRFTSRAHRALDLLGSATGFLDGRVGRSVDEPESWILTVRFASIDAYRRALSPFEVREHVIPLLSEADTDAPSTYETLLSTENGSTTRHESLLAD
- a CDS encoding ArsR/SmtB family transcription factor translates to MSIAPDTRRDSEGEHPEERPIAAPGPVRTPRTLAAAGDLLRALAAPVRIAIVLQLLEHARCVHDLVDALGVTQPLISQHLRVLKAAGVVEGERRGREVLYTLVDDHLAHIVVDAVAHVEEDA
- a CDS encoding Fur family transcriptional regulator, yielding MTEPASTVEKSTAGPRGLRATRQRAAVSALLDRLDDFRSAQEIHEELRRVGEGIGLTTVYRTLQTLADGGEVDMLRTGSGEAVYRRCDTAHHHHHLVCRRCGAAEEIEGQAVEAWAQKVADEHGFVELSHTIEIFGLCRRCAAERDVS
- a CDS encoding multidrug effflux MFS transporter; this encodes MSPPPEGPARVPVRRILTLGGLTAFGPLSLDLYLPALPQLTGALDTTESLGQASMSVCMIGLAVGQLLFGPLTDRLGRRVPLLVGVGVYAVTAGLCALAPSIEVLLVLRLLGGLAGAVGIVTARAIVRDLYSGAEAARVFSLLMLVSGAAPVIAPVLGSQLMRVTDWRGLFVALAAIGLVLFGAALTQPETLAPDARRGGGLAATRRALGGVLADRSFLGPVLVLSLTTTGMFVYIAMGSYVLQGGYGLGAQAYGIVFAVNALGIVAAGRVNSVLVPRFGALRLLRAGVVVALAGGVALVAGVLLGDSVWAALGPLFFVVSAVGLLLPNGTALALDSQGAVAGSASGLLGLAQFSFGAIIPPLVSIGGVTALSMAVTILATGVAGALAAVLLRPGHPA